From Brachionichthys hirsutus isolate HB-005 chromosome 16, CSIRO-AGI_Bhir_v1, whole genome shotgun sequence, a single genomic window includes:
- the nptx1l gene encoding neuronal pentraxin 1 like, producing MQAARNTLCWRLILLSCLLVESSFQDFGGQTQFICTSVPKDMDVCAATLQNSVPGEDLKTTVMQLRETVLQQKETIMNQKETIRELTSKLARCESQSEPVDARHGGRRKEAGSKNTMGDVSRGPADTLTQLSQTLQSLKQRLENLEQFSRSNNSVQANSLKDLLQSKIDDLEKQVLSRVNSIEEGKPGLRNETEQRGRVESTLTSLHQRITDLEKGQIENRPLDKFQITFPLRTNYMYAKVKRSLPEMYALTVCMWLKSNASPGVGTPFSYAVPGQANELVLIEWGNNPMEILINDKVAKLPFLINDGKWHHICVTWTTRDGVWEAFQDGVKRGSGDNLAPYHPIKPQGLLILGQEQDVLGGGFDATQAFVGDLANFHIWDRKLSVGEIYNLATCSSKAKVGNVFAWMETSLDIYGGASKWTFEACRQLN from the exons ATGCAGGCGGCGAGGAACACACTCTGCTGGAGACTTATTCTGCTTTCGTGCCTGCTTGTGGAAAGTTCATTCCAAGACTTTGGCGGACAGACGCAGTTCATTTGCACATCCGTGCCCAAGGATATGGACGTGTGCGCAGCCACCTTGCAGAACAGTGTTCCAGGAGAGGACTTGAAGACGACTGTCATGCAGCTGAGGGAGACGGTTTTGCAGCAGAAAGAGACCATCATGAACCAAAAGGAGACGATAAGAGAACTGACCTCAAAGTTGGCTCGATGCGAGAGCCAGAGCGAGCCCGTGGACGCGCGGCACGGGGGCAGGAGGAAAGAAGCTGGGAGCAAAAACACGATGGGAGACGTGTCGAGGGGCCCCGCTGACACTTTGACGCAGCTATCGCAGACTTTACAGTCGCTTAAGCAGCGATTAGAAAATCTGGAG CAATTCAGCAGAAGTAACAACTCCGTGCAAGCAAACAGCCTCAAAGACCTGCTCCAGAGTAAAATCGACGACTTGGAGAAGCAGGTGTTGTCCCGAGTGAACAGCATCGAGGAGGGGAAGCCGGGACTCCGCAATGAGACGGAGCAGCGCGGGAGGGTCGAGTCCACCCTCACGTCGCTCCACCAGAGGATCACCGACCTGGAGAAAG GTCAAATAGAAAACAGACCGCTGGATAAATTCCAGATCACCTTTCCGTTAAGGACAAACTACATGTATGCGAAGGTGAAGAGGAGTTTGCCGGAGATGTACGCCCTCACCGTGTGCATGTGGCTCAAATCCAACGCGTCCCCGGGAGTGGGCACACCTTTCTCTTACGCAGTTCCTGGCCAGGCCAACGAGCTGGTCCTCATTGAGTGGGGGAACAACCCGATGGAGATACTGATAAACGACAAG GTCGCAAAGCTTCCTTTCCTCATCAATGACGGAAAGTGGCATCATATCTGCGTGACGTGGACCACTCGTGATGGCGTTTGGGAGGCTTTCCAAGACGGAGTCAAGAGAGGGAGTGGGGATAATCTGGCTCCCTATCATCCCATCAAACCACAGGGCCTGCTGATCCTTGGCCAAGAGCAG gacgtACTTGGAGGTGGATTTGATGCTACACAAGCTTTTGTTGGAGACCTGGCAAATTTTCACATCTGGGATCGGAAACTATCCGTCGGAGAGATTTACAATCTGGCAACTTGCAGCAGCAAAGCCAAAGTGGGCAATGTTTTTGCATGGATGGAGACGAGCCTGGACATTTACGGAGGGGCCTCCAAGTGGACATTTGAAGCTTGTCGCCAGCTCAATTGA